In Plasmodium coatneyi strain Hackeri chromosome 3, complete sequence, a genomic segment contains:
- a CDS encoding RNA-binding protein codes for MWFKNIYSKEEGREKNFAGQEDAIDYDEEEQQRRDGMEDAPQEDNAAESTQQREDPSDEEEEEECPLDDTQVNEQIENILNNMTSDEEEEGEVVEDEIPYDRIETKNELNKEVILLNFYADMSSQRLTSLMSVFGKVKNSFIDDNEGVHVIFNSVRSSKRAKEFLDNLKVKNRRIQVIYGTYEERRDDPRIGGASAGGEYTVGILGDDAPNAGEVRGTPNGAYTTSHGNRLTNYKNGKTPVKLYKNRKYYLNTVPTHEQNRVGNNFPYNSQVKGMVPHVKTNTFFVPPSSSGNMVNEFIPPSELPFNQQEKAPMNNHMHNHHPDQTTLHDMPTFNNVSNYVQHPPPPPPPTSRTLYNQSFTESGRGSHIEPYPHYNHPNNPPGNNLSNHPNNHLGSIGTLNRMLNRSVLPPHVTIKKITDHFPNTFHSGMYKKNSFEAPPGNPPYVSYSNQPPTSSRNLHMKGVPPPPHGETGMTNPIGGNHPPVSIIPHSRDLPTASTGPLYNNSFHKYHPSNDQYHGGNMSYGNLTNSEDYPTGHGLYNNHEEYGPHSAHTMKPPKITKYGRTVKHSRYQHPLLAPERESFQNEEPIEYTPFNEDNPFGISEENKMVDNPTWNDRKTKQVLEWDQDASVEKNHLDFVDSFGSAKIFNRYLLVTDIPDHLDNENKLKEYISGLFENEKMRHFSVEVSLFVSVEVDEERLFKNATKGEHDDAPIKGEEEDAPVKVEEEDAPVKVEEATKKEEEAPNGEGALNGEDATKEEAEEKPKGAKRRGAKKAAAPKQRKRRGKAKEEVDQADQTEQIEQVQQVEQADKTDQTEQVDQVDKTDQAENPPPGKRYAHLTFRTIKSCVEVKKALEKNNFKVTFSAPSKANVCLWVGNLLRSYFVQTANVLKSMFMHFGPLKNVKYVSDKSCLFLQYCNVSDAIKARNHLYGLQVSNNSMLNIDFSAFGEWEGKQHKVSFTRKRLLDALAYDNGKVKERLESTLKKRNTGFIDSKVMHLLKKEGHHGSYTGGGGMRLKRHATDKWDDYNVKRRPHMDGKRSPSTSLHRRKYRSYHVDSYPNGNSASERTRGPGDHSRYDKRESRRSSKRKGMTTPDYSHHDDHHHDEYHHDHHDDHHRHYHHRRHKRRRSRNGTSADRGDAAGYNSPGEGGGSASDLTKGATIRDHAQDNTDSDFNSLDDIELNDYNDIQKTVSFYVNQKYKCDFISNFYDGNPELKIYPKLNVETKSDVQNLMNIRNSCTDYSVWQLGPTVKQKKKFLHICEHFSKKKNIPVIIDKNFTIFIVPMKEDYLKDLGIDNPDFMYAFVLQTKKA; via the exons ATGTGGTTTAAAAATATCTACtcgaaagaggaaggaagggagaagaaCTTTGCCGGTCAGGAAGATGCCATCGACTatgatgaagaggagcaACAGAGGAGGGACGGTATGGAAGACGCTCCGCAGGAAGACAATGCCGCAGAGAGCACGCAACAAAGGGAAGACCCCtccgatgaggaggaggaggaggagtgCCCCCTGGACGATACCCAAGTGAACGAACAAATTGAAAACATCCTAAATAACATGACGtccgatgaggaggaagaaggagaagtggTAGAGGACGAAATACCATACGATCGAATTGAAACAAAAAACGAGCTAAACAAAGAAGTGATTCTTCTGAACTTTTATGCAGACATGTCCAGTCAGAGGTTAACCTCCCTCATGAGTGTCTTTGGGAAAGTGAAAAACTCTTTCATAGACGACAATGAGGGGGTCCACGTAATCTTCAATTCGGTTAGGAGCTCCAAAAGGGCGAAGGAATTTCTCGATAATTTAAAGGTTAAGAATAGGAGAATACAAGTCATTTACGGGACGTATGAGGAAAGGAGAGACGATCCCCGCATTGGTGGTGCatctgcagggggggagTATACCGTTGGTATCCTCGGGGATGACGCTCCTAACGCAGGCGAAGTGAGGGGAACTCCCAACGGTGCTTACACCACTTCGCATGGTAACAGATTAACCAACTATAAAAACGGAAAGACACCCGTAAAGCtatataaaaataggaaatatTACCTGAACACGGTTCCCACACATGAGCAAAACAGAGTGGGTAATAATTTTCCATACAACAGTCAAGTCAAAGGGATGGTGCCACATGTGAAGACCAACACGTTCTTTGTCCCACCGTCCTCCAGTGGAAATATGGTGAACGAATTTATTCCTCCGTCTGAACTGCCCTTCAATCAACAGGAGAAGGCACCCATGAACAATCACATGCACAACCACCATCCGGATCAGACCACCCTGCACGACATGCCTACCTTCAATAACGTTTCTAATTATGTGCAGCacccccctcctcctcctcccccaaCGTCACGAACTCTGTATAACCAGTCGTTTACGGAATCGGGCAGGGGTAGCCATATTGAACCCTACCCTCATTATAACCACCCCAACAACCCACCAGGTAACAACCTCAGCAACCACCCCAACAACCACCTAGGGAGTATTGGCACTTTAAATAGAATGCTAAATAGGAGCGTGCTACCCCCCCACGtgacgataaaaaaaataactgaTCATTTTCCCAACACATTCCATTCAGGCATGTATAAAAAGAACAGCTTTGAAGCCCCCCCTGGAAATCCACCCTATGTATCCTACTCCAATCAACCTCCGACCTCTAGTAGGAACCTACACATGAAGGGAGTGCCTCCCCCCCCTCACGGTGAAACGGGCATGACAAATCCGATTGGAGGAAACCACCCCCCTGTTTCGATCATCCCCCATTCCAGGGACTTACCGACCGCTTCCACAGGACCTCTCTATAACAACAGCTTCCATAAATACCATCCTAGTAACGATCAGTACCATGGTGGGAACATGTCCTACGGGAACCTCACCAACAGTGAGGATTACCCTACTGGTCATGGGCTCTACAACAACCATGAGGAGTACGGCCCTCACTCAGCCCACACAATGAAACCAccgaaaattacaaaatacGGCAGAACAGTTAAGCATAGTAGATACCAGCACCCGCTACTGGCACCCGAAAGGGAATCATTCCAGAATGAGGAGCCAATCGAATACACCCCATTTAATGAGGACAACCCGTTCGGGATcagtgaagaaaataaaatggtagACAATCCTACCTGGAATGATAGGAAGACAAAACAGGTTCTAGAATGGGATCAAGATGCATCTGTGGAAAAGAATCACCTCGATTTTGTAGACTCCTTTGGGTCAGCCAAAATATTTAACCGATACTTGCTCGTAACGGACATTCCAGACCACCTGGATAATGAGAACAAACTGAAGGAATACATTAGTGGGTTATTTGAGAACGAGAAAATGCGTCACTTCTCTGTGGAGGTCTCCCTCTTTGTTTCCGTCGAGGTGGACGAGGAGAGGCTCTTTAAGAATGCCACCAAGGGGGAGCATGACGATGCGCCGAtcaagggggaggaagaagatgcgCCCGTCaaggtggaggaagaagatgctCCCGTCAaggtggaagaagcaaccaagaaagaggaggaagcaccAAACGGGGAAGGTGCACTCAATGGGGAAGATGCAACGAAGGAGGAAGCGGAGGAGAAACCCAAGGGGGCCAAGCGTAGGGGTGCGAAGAAGGCGGCTGCACCCAAGCAGAGGAAGAGGCGAGGGAAGGCCAAGGAGGAGGTAGATCAAGCGGATCAAACGGAGCAAATAGAACAAGTGCAGCAAGTGGAACAGGCAGATAAAACGGATCAAACGGAGCAGGTGGATCAAGTGGATAAAACGGACCAGGCGGAGAACCCTCCCCCCGGGAAGAGATATGCTCACCTGACCTTCCGAACCATTAAGAGCTGCGTGGAGGTGAAAAAAGCGctggagaaaaataattttaaagtgACCTTCTCTGCCCCGAGCAAAGCCAACGTCTGTCTCTGGGTAGGAAACCTTTTAAGAAGTTATTTTGTCCAAACAGCGAATGTACTAAAAAGCATGTTCATGCATTTTGGTCCATTGAAAAACGTAAAATATGTGTCTGACAAAAGTTGTCTCTTCCTCCAGTACTGCAATGTGTCTGACGCTATTAAGGCGAGGAACCACCTGTATGGATTGCAGGTTTCAAATAATAGCATGCTTAACATAGACTTTTCTGCTTTTGGcgaatgggaaggaaaacaacaCAAGGTCAGTTTTACTAggaaaaggttgttagatgcACTTGCCTACGATAATGGGAAGGTTAAAGAGAGGTTAGAGTCTACCctgaagaagaggaacacTGGGTTTATCGACTCAAAGGTTATGCATCtcctaaagaaggaaggtcatCATGGAAGTTATACCGGAGGAGGGGGGATGCGCCTTAAAAGACATGCCACGGATAAGTGGGATGACTACAATGTAAAGAGAAGACCACACATGGATGGAAAACGTTCACCTAGCACATCCTTGCATAGGAGGAAATATAGATCTTATCACGTTGACTCTTATCCTAATGGTAACTCTGCCAGTGAGAGAACACGTGGTCCGGGCGACCATTCAAGATACGATAAGAGAGAATCGAGACGGTCTtccaaaaggaagggaatgacCACGCCAGATTACTCTCACCATGATGATCACCACCATGACGAGTACCACCATGACCACCACGACGATCACCACCGTCATTACCACCATAGACGGCAcaagaggagaagaagccGAAATGGAACAAGTGCGGACCGTGGGGATGCCGCTGGGTACAACTCTCcaggggaaggaggaggttCAGCAAGTGACCTCACCAAGGGTGCCACCATTCGAGACCATGCACAAGACAACACAGACAGTGACTTCAACAGCTTGGATGACATAGAACTGAACGATTACAACGATATTCAAAAAACCGTTTCCTTCTACGTTAACCAGAAGTACAAGTGTGACTTCATCTCCAACTTTTACGACGGGAATCCGGAGCTGAAAAT CTACCCCAAGCTGAACGTCGAAACGAAGAGTGACGTGCAGAATCTCATGAACATTCGGAACTCCTGCACCGATTACTCCGTCTGGCAGTTGGGACCAA CCGtcaaacagaagaaaaagttcctGCACATCTGCGAACACTttagcaaaaagaaaaacatccCCGTCATCATCGACAAGAACTTTACCATATTTATTGTCCCCATGAAGGAGGACTACCTGAAGGACCTGGGG ATCGACAACCCGGACTTCATGTATGCCTTTGTCCTCCAAACGAAGAAAGCCTAG
- a CDS encoding Metallo-hydrolase/oxidoreductase has product MFFFFLYHLAIFSLFSFSLTCTLQRGKSAAYLGYHPQDACPFGRLLVRRKEKRCAEGGIHNRITRCDTNCVKKTYLFAERGVGHHDELIFEGGMIPQGEEDPPDGKPPQKGELYSEEVDTKEKRFATVRSGVDRLLFVNRNLFYTLQEGGCLPIEGDSPVDSKKKKVQTDGKCPEEVEMLLQGMHNFHLDEERVGMYTDLIRGIVEQGVIPLEIVQSGGKVDTLDREIRNYVAMLLLRAGGTIPVESTPLEGDDAASGESPLKRKDHLRNVAKKLLLLKEAMVKLAKEHKIKIDTIYIDGKTGDVKVKRNCFEDGNEKRSNWKLIFLGTGSMYPSTNRGTSSFLLQTTKKKCNEAFLFDCGENTFIALQRASIKMSKIKNIFLTHLHGDHCLGIISVLTMLRNSNTINIYGPEGTHRFLRNTFSSTYSKRMAKFFVYEMKGGGTIQSAKMAPSPAGKSPIASLRKKRDDVEFLPPNEDNTYTVLRNDYLEILGFPIKHTVPTIGYIVRELNVESKFNAPYIDELIRKNYDELKKCEKLEFDPYKIYEHVIRKMNEGDVVVFPDKTQLTFGNAYKEIYRGRKIVICQDTYDASSLEKFATDADVLIHEATNSLIDLTDQGVAPLDGFCEDDVGRSLPSVAHAGEAVPPSCVSGEVGTPTNQDDTTLSNEKSCSKQMSPLLVRKYNKIIAERGHSTANMAGTFAKKINAKKLILTHFSQRYIGDNKLKNVAVMRRIEKEAEESFGGITQGESEDAPNTSNTTEPNCDGQKEVIAAYDGLTVYVPPQRVK; this is encoded by the coding sequence atgttctttttttttttgtaccattTGGCCATATTTTCCCTGTTTAGCTTTTCCCTGACGTGTACTTTGCAAAGAGGAAAGAGTGCTGCCTACTTGGGGTACCACCCCCAGGACGCTTGTCCGTTTGGAAGACTACTagtaaggaggaaggagaagaggtGCGCCGAAGGGGGGATCCACAACAGAATCACCCGTTGTGACACAAATTGTGTGAAAAAAACGTACCTTTTTGCAGAGAGGGGAGTTGGGCACCATGATGAGTTGATCTTCGAAGGGGGAATGATCCCCCAGGGGGAGGAGGACCCACCCGATGGGAAGCCTccccaaaagggggaactcTATTCGGAGGAGGTGGACACAAAGGAGAAGAGGTTTGCTACGGTTCGAAGCGGCGTGGACAGGCTTCTTTTCGTGAACAGAAACTTGTTCTATACTCTACAGGAGGGAGGTTGCCTTCCCATCGAGGGGGATTCCCCTGTTGActcgaagaagaagaaggtacAGACAGATGGAAAATGCCCAGAAGAGGTAGAAATGCTTCTACAGGGAATGCATAACTTCCATTTGGATGAGGAGCGGGTAGGAATGTATACTGATCTGATCAGGGGGATAGTTGAACAGGGGGTGATTCCCTTGGAGATTGTTCAGTCAGGGGGGAAGGTGGATACGCTCGACAGGGAGATTCGAAATTACGTGGCAATGCTGTTATTGCGTGCGGGGGGGACTATCCCGGTGGAAAGTACCCCATTGGAAGGTGACGATGCTGCTAGTGGGGAGTCCCCTCTCAAACGGAAGGACCACCTGAGGAACGTTGCGAAAAAGCTGCTGCTGCTGAAGGAAGCAATGGTAAAGCTAGCCAAGgagcataaaataaaaatcgaCACAATCTACATAGACGGAAAAACGGGAGACGTGAAGGTCAAGCGGAACTGCTTCGAAgatggaaatgaaaagagaaGTAACTGGAAGCTGATTTTTTTGGGGACAGGGTCCATGTACCCCTCCACGAACAGAGGCACATCCTCCTTTCTCCTCCAgacgacaaaaaaaaaatgcaacgaAGCGTTCCTTTTTGACTGTGGGGAGAACACCTTCATTGCTTTGCAAAGGGCAAGCATAAAAatgagtaaaataaaaaatattttcctgaCGCACCTGCATGGAGACCACTGCTTGGGGATTATTTCCGTCCTTACCATGTTGCGAAATTCTAACACGATTAATATTTACGGCCCGGAGGGAACTCACCGTTTTTTGAGGAACACCTTCAGCTCGACGTACTCTAAACGGATGGCCAAGTTTTTCGTATACGAGATGAAAGGTGGGGGGACAATCCAGTCTGCAAAAATGGCGCCATCTCCTGCGGGGAAATCACCAATTGCTTCCTTGCGAAAAAAACGAGACGACGTGGAATTCCTCCCCCCGAATGAGGATAACACGTATACAGTTCTGCGAAACGATTACTTAGAAATCTTGGGTTTCCCCATTAAGCACACGGTGCCCACCATTGGCTACATCGTAAGGGAGCTTAACGTCGAGAGCAAGTTCAACGCACCCTACATAGATGAACTTATTAGAAAAAACTACGACGAACTGAAGAAATGCGAAAAGTTAGAATTCGACCCGTACAAGATTTATGAGCATGTCATACGAAAAATGAACGAGGGGGACGTTGTCGTTTTCCCAGACAAAACGCAGCTCACCTTTGGGAATGCATACAAAGAGATCTacagggggaggaaaatagTTATTTGCCAGGACACCTATGATGCATCCAGTTTGGAGAAATTTGCCACCGATGCGGATGTGCTAATCCACGAAGCGACAAACAGCTTAATCGACTTAACAGACCAGGGTGTGGCTCCTCTGGATGGGTTCTGTGAGGATGACGTAGGGCGGTCCCTTCCAAGTGTTGCACATGCGGGGGAAGCTGTCCCCCCGAGTTGCGTCTCCGGTGAAGTGGGCACTCCAACTAACCAGGATGATACTACGCTTAGCAATGAGAAGAGTTGTTCTAAACAGATGTCCCCCCTCCTAGTCAGAAAGTACAACAAGATCATTGCCGAGCGGGGGCACTCCACGGCAAACATGGCTGGAACatttgccaaaaaaataaacgccAAGAAACTCATTCTAACGCACTTCTCCCAGAGGTACATTGGAGACAATAAACTGAAAAACGTTGCCGTCATGCGTAGAATCGAGAAGGAGGCAGAGGAATCATTTGGAGGGATCACCCAGGGGGAGAGTGAAGACGCGCCAAACACATCTAACACCACTGAACCAAATTGCGACGGTCAAAAGGAAGTCATTGCTGCGTATGATGGGTTAACCGTGTATGTCCCACCGCAGAGGGTAAAGTGA
- a CDS encoding Dynactin 4 translates to MNDMGEGPARLMNLLSEGYLETYNTATFQQSETFNRVEYILTASGNKVSRDSILCGMKNIHMLGKSIIKSGAMLRGDLSSLYFGKYVIVGSKTLICPCFLQGREPQKGQKGQDGQDGQNGRQDEQHDHGNPYNRTDNPTSTSYVTLTIGDNVYIGNECIIKAALIGSNVVIGNNCVVGERVVIKDNVVIKDNTYIPNDTIIASFAKYAGCPATYVKELPESAQIYLKDISYQHYKNFVPAG, encoded by the coding sequence atgaATGACATGGGGGAGGGGCCAGCACGCCTCATGAACCTTCTAAGCGAAGGATACCTGGAGACATACAACACAGCAACGTTCCAACAATCGGAAACGTTTAACCGGGTGGAATACATTTTGACGGCGTCCGGAAATAAGGTCAGTAGGGACTCCATACTCTGTGGCATGAAAAACATCCACATGCTGGGGAAGTCAATTATAAAGAGCGGAGCCATGTTGAGGGGGGATCTGAGTAGCCTCTACTTTGGAAAGTACGTCATAGTCGGGTCGAAGACGCTCATCTGCCCGTGCTTCCTTCAAGGGAGGGAGCCGCAAAAGGGGCAGAAAGGACAAGATGGACAAGACGGCCAAAACGGACGACAAGACGAACAACACGACCATGGCAACCCATATAACCGAACCGACAATCCGACGAGCACCTCCTACGTAACCCTCACCATCGGTGACAACGTCTACATAGGAAACGAATGCATCATCAAGGCGGCACTCATCGGAAGCAACGTTGTCATAGGCAACAACTGTGTGGTTGGGGAGAGAGTAGTAATTAAGGACAATGTAGTCATAAAGGATAATACTTACATCCCCAACGATACCATTATTGCCTCCTTTGCAAAGTATGCGGGGTGCCCCGCCACCTACGTGAAAGAACTCCCCGAATCGGCTCAGATCTATTTGAAAGACATTTCCTACCAACATTACAAGAACTTCGTCCCCGCGGGTTAA